A genome region from Sphingobium sp. WTD-1 includes the following:
- a CDS encoding type II toxin-antitoxin system VapC family toxin: MTHLAYLLDTNICIDFLLGRSARLAERMAAEFDRLSVSAVTAAELRVGNRGSSDPVGDLRRVDTFLALLNILPFDDAAAHTYAEMVRLVGVRRRGFDRLIGAQAMASAMVLVTRNEKDFADIPGLTVEDWSA; encoded by the coding sequence ATGACGCACCTCGCTTATCTGCTCGACACCAATATTTGCATTGATTTCCTGCTCGGACGGAGCGCTCGTCTGGCCGAGCGGATGGCGGCCGAGTTCGATCGCCTGTCGGTTTCCGCTGTCACTGCTGCCGAATTGCGGGTCGGCAATCGCGGCTCTAGCGATCCGGTCGGCGACCTGCGGCGCGTCGATACATTTCTGGCGCTGCTGAATATCTTGCCGTTCGATGATGCGGCGGCGCACACCTATGCCGAGATGGTGCGCCTGGTGGGGGTGCGTCGTCGGGGGTTCGATCGGTTGATCGGAGCGCAGGCGATGGCGTCGGCCATGGTGCTGGTCACGCGCAACGAAAAGGATTTCGCGGATATTCCCGGCCTGACAGTGGAGGATTGGAGCGCATGA
- a CDS encoding serine hydrolase domain-containing protein: MMTMAVRMVALSGFLSILSAPAVAADARKIDAAIPEIDRLFADFQVDSHAPGLVYGIVADGRLVHVKGFGAQDLVQKRPVTADSLFRIASMTKAFTALSILKLREEGKLSLDDLAETYVPEMRGWTYTTKDSPRIRIRDLLTHSAGFVDDNPWGDRQTPLPDADFTRMLEQGVPMSSAPATHYEYSNFGYALLGRIIANVSGMPYRRYVEQSLLTPLGMASSGYQLSEWPVSRRSLGYRWEDGRWKREPDMADGAFGAMGGLQTSANDYARWVAFLLSAWPPRDAAESGPVSRASVRMLAEGSNFMSVAQRNGKSGATACRQAAAYGFAMRIAQDCDLGLTLSHGGGYPGYGSHVMLMPDYGVGIFVFTNRTYNGGAGAAWDAAMLLQKAGALIARDVPVSPLLAQGYAAAGRIYASGDVLAARDNLAMNFLMDADAVHWGKRLAALKGEVGSCAVDAPLNATGNLSGKFTWTCEKGRVAGSLLLAPTADAEIQELKLEVKAP, from the coding sequence ATGATGACCATGGCTGTGCGCATGGTGGCCCTGTCGGGATTTCTGTCCATCCTGTCTGCGCCGGCGGTTGCTGCCGATGCCAGGAAGATCGACGCTGCCATCCCCGAGATTGACCGTCTCTTTGCCGATTTCCAGGTCGATAGCCATGCGCCGGGTCTGGTCTATGGCATCGTCGCTGATGGCAGGCTGGTCCATGTGAAGGGCTTTGGCGCGCAGGATCTGGTGCAGAAGCGGCCGGTGACGGCGGACAGCCTGTTCCGCATCGCATCCATGACCAAGGCGTTCACCGCGCTGTCGATCCTGAAGCTGCGGGAGGAGGGCAAGCTCTCGCTCGATGATCTGGCCGAGACTTATGTGCCGGAAATGCGTGGCTGGACCTATACGACCAAGGATAGCCCGCGCATCCGCATCCGCGACCTGCTGACGCACAGCGCGGGCTTTGTCGACGATAATCCGTGGGGCGACCGCCAGACGCCGCTGCCCGACGCGGACTTCACCCGGATGCTGGAGCAGGGCGTACCGATGAGCAGCGCGCCGGCCACCCATTATGAATATTCCAACTTCGGCTATGCGCTGCTGGGGCGGATCATCGCCAATGTCTCGGGCATGCCCTATCGCCGCTATGTCGAGCAGAGCCTGTTGACGCCGCTGGGCATGGCATCGAGCGGCTATCAACTGAGCGAATGGCCGGTTTCGCGGCGCTCGCTCGGCTATCGCTGGGAAGATGGGCGCTGGAAGCGCGAGCCCGACATGGCCGACGGCGCCTTTGGCGCGATGGGCGGGCTGCAGACCAGTGCCAATGATTATGCCCGCTGGGTGGCCTTCCTGCTGTCGGCCTGGCCGCCGCGCGATGCGGCAGAGAGCGGCCCGGTCAGCCGGGCATCGGTGCGGATGCTGGCGGAAGGCAGCAATTTCATGAGCGTCGCCCAGCGCAACGGCAAGAGCGGGGCGACTGCCTGTCGCCAGGCGGCGGCCTATGGCTTTGCCATGCGGATCGCGCAGGATTGCGACCTGGGGCTGACCCTGTCCCATGGCGGGGGCTATCCCGGCTATGGCAGCCATGTGATGCTGATGCCGGATTATGGTGTCGGCATCTTCGTCTTCACCAACCGCACCTATAATGGCGGGGCGGGCGCCGCCTGGGATGCGGCGATGCTGTTGCAGAAGGCGGGCGCGCTGATCGCGCGGGATGTGCCGGTCAGTCCGCTGCTGGCGCAGGGCTATGCCGCGGCAGGGCGCATTTACGCGTCGGGCGATGTGCTGGCCGCCCGCGACAATCTGGCGATGAATTTCCTGATGGACGCCGATGCGGTGCATTGGGGCAAGCGCCTGGCGGCGTTGAAGGGAGAGGTCGGTAGCTGCGCGGTCGATGCACCGCTGAACGCGACGGGCAATCTGTCGGGCAAGTTCACCTGGACCTGTGAGAAGGGGCGGGTGGCGGGCAGCCTGTTGCTGGCACCGACCGCAGACGCGGAAATCCAGGAACTGAAGCTGGAGGTCAAGGCGCCCTGA
- the rimM gene encoding ribosome maturation factor RimM (Essential for efficient processing of 16S rRNA) — MTDKPVTLAAIIGAHGVAGEVRLKLFGEGAEALKSYKSFDAAGRTLTLKSVRPGPNGAVARFAEIGDRGAAEALRGTALTVPRSALPALPEGEYYHADLVGLPCTSSTGETLGEIIAVENFGAGDIIEVQRPSIEGKPGKRFMAPMHVVVLSEDGAVIDAAFTE; from the coding sequence TTGACCGACAAGCCCGTCACCCTGGCCGCGATCATCGGTGCCCATGGCGTGGCGGGCGAAGTCCGTCTGAAGCTGTTTGGCGAAGGGGCCGAGGCCCTGAAAAGCTACAAGAGCTTCGATGCGGCGGGGCGCACATTGACGTTGAAGTCGGTGCGCCCCGGCCCGAATGGCGCGGTGGCCCGCTTTGCCGAGATCGGCGATCGCGGCGCGGCCGAAGCCCTGCGCGGCACGGCGCTGACCGTCCCGCGTTCCGCCCTGCCGGCCTTGCCCGAGGGTGAATATTATCATGCCGACCTGGTCGGCCTTCCCTGCACCAGCAGCACCGGCGAGACGCTGGGCGAGATCATCGCGGTCGAGAATTTCGGCGCCGGTGACATCATCGAGGTGCAGCGTCCGTCGATCGAGGGCAAGCCCGGCAAGCGCTTCATGGCGCCGATGCATGTGGTGGTGCTGAGCGAGGACGGCGCCGTGATTGACGCGGCTTTTACCGAATAG
- a CDS encoding amino acid permease yields MSWTRRKPMEAMTPQGGSHSMARTLSWPHLLALGVGAIVGTGILTLIGVGADRAGPAVLISFAIAGAICACAALAYAELSTMMPAAGSAYSYSYVVLGEGIAWIVGWSLILEYSLVVSTVAVGWSGYAAPLLTPLGFPEALTKGPELGGLINIPAIFIIGVVAALLMFGTRESARLNTLLVLIKIATLSLFVWVALPAFDAQHLEPFMPFGFAKHMGPDGIERGVMAAAAIIFFAFYGFDAISTAAEEAKNPDRDLAIGIVGSLIVCTLIYVLVAAAAVGAMPFTRFADSPEPLALILREMGQGSIARIVAIAAVIALPTVLLGFLYGQSRIFLVMARDGFLPQSLARISKRGTPARITAVTAVLVAVIAGVLPIDQIAALANAGTLIAFTAVGACLLILRRRAPGLKRPFRTPAATLVGLGAVLGCAYLFLSLPMKTIYACLIWNAIGLAVYFLYGQKRASAAR; encoded by the coding sequence ATGAGTTGGACACGTCGCAAGCCGATGGAGGCGATGACGCCCCAGGGAGGCAGCCACAGCATGGCGCGCACCCTGTCCTGGCCGCATCTGCTGGCGCTGGGCGTCGGCGCGATCGTCGGCACCGGCATCCTCACCCTGATCGGCGTCGGCGCCGATCGCGCCGGCCCGGCCGTGCTCATCTCCTTCGCCATTGCCGGCGCGATCTGCGCCTGCGCCGCGCTCGCCTATGCCGAATTGTCGACGATGATGCCGGCGGCGGGCAGCGCCTACAGCTACTCCTACGTCGTGCTGGGCGAAGGCATTGCCTGGATCGTGGGCTGGAGCCTGATCCTCGAATATTCGCTGGTCGTCTCGACCGTGGCGGTCGGCTGGTCGGGCTATGCCGCCCCGCTGCTCACCCCGCTCGGCTTTCCCGAGGCGCTGACCAAGGGACCGGAGCTTGGCGGCCTCATCAACATCCCCGCCATCTTCATCATCGGCGTCGTCGCCGCCCTGCTGATGTTCGGCACGCGCGAAAGCGCCCGGCTCAACACGCTGCTGGTGCTGATCAAGATCGCGACCCTCAGCCTGTTCGTCTGGGTCGCCCTGCCCGCCTTCGACGCCCAGCATCTCGAACCCTTCATGCCGTTCGGCTTTGCCAAGCATATGGGGCCTGACGGCATCGAGCGCGGCGTGATGGCGGCGGCCGCGATCATCTTCTTCGCCTTCTACGGCTTCGACGCCATCTCGACCGCGGCCGAGGAAGCCAAGAATCCGGACCGTGACCTCGCCATCGGCATCGTCGGCTCGCTGATCGTCTGCACCCTCATCTATGTGCTGGTCGCCGCCGCAGCGGTGGGCGCCATGCCCTTCACCCGCTTTGCCGACAGCCCGGAGCCGCTCGCCCTCATCCTGCGTGAAATGGGCCAGGGGTCGATCGCCCGGATCGTCGCGATCGCCGCCGTCATTGCGCTCCCCACCGTGCTGCTGGGCTTCCTCTACGGCCAGAGCCGCATCTTCCTGGTGATGGCGCGCGACGGGTTCCTGCCGCAATCGCTCGCCCGCATCTCGAAGCGCGGCACCCCTGCGCGCATTACCGCCGTCACGGCCGTGCTGGTGGCGGTCATCGCCGGCGTGCTGCCGATCGACCAGATCGCCGCGCTCGCCAATGCCGGCACGCTGATCGCCTTCACCGCCGTCGGCGCCTGCCTGCTGATCCTGCGCCGCCGCGCGCCGGGCCTCAAGCGCCCCTTCCGCACCCCGGCGGCGACGCTGGTGGGCCTGGGCGCCGTGCTCGGCTGCGCCTATCTGTTCCTCAGCCTGCCGATGAAGACCATCTATGCCTGCCTGATCTGGAACGCGATCGGTCTCGCCGTCTATTTCCTCTACGGCCAGAAGCGCGCCTCAGCCGCCCGCTAG
- the rpsP gene encoding 30S ribosomal protein S16 yields MATSIRLSRGGSKKRPYYRIVVADSRAPRDGKFIERIGSYNPVLPKGDEKRVIIDVERAKHWVAAGAQATDRVARFLDAAGVKERAARNNPKKAEPGQKAKDRAEDRAAKAAEAEEAAREAAAAAAAPAAEEAAPAEEAAAEQAEG; encoded by the coding sequence ATGGCAACCTCCATTCGTCTGTCGCGCGGCGGCTCCAAGAAGCGCCCTTATTACCGCATCGTCGTGGCCGACAGCCGCGCCCCGCGTGACGGCAAGTTCATCGAGCGCATCGGCAGCTACAACCCCGTCCTGCCCAAGGGCGACGAAAAGCGCGTAATCATCGACGTCGAGCGTGCGAAGCACTGGGTTGCCGCCGGCGCCCAGGCGACCGACCGCGTTGCCCGCTTCCTCGACGCCGCTGGCGTGAAGGAACGCGCTGCTCGCAACAACCCGAAGAAGGCTGAGCCGGGCCAGAAGGCCAAGGACCGCGCTGAAGACCGCGCTGCCAAGGCTGCCGAAGCTGAAGAAGCTGCGCGCGAAGCCGCTGCCGCTGCCGCCGCTCCGGCCGCTGAAGAAGCTGCTCCCGCCGAGGAAGCTGCTGCCGAGCAGGCCGAGGGCTGA
- a CDS encoding TonB-dependent receptor, with amino-acid sequence MTGTRATGVTAAESAAPIKVIDSAALEKVGQPNLNQVLTQLVPSFTAEAFGGDTANLTLSARLRGLSPNHALVLVNGKRRHGTANLHVLSGPYQGGASPDLDMIPPGAIGRIEVLEDGAAAQYGSDAIAGVINIILKDDKDSISGSFTGGQYYEGDGTTYSGSITFAPKLDEDSYLNFTMFHRYHGFSQRGGVDSRIYNADGSLRDDLGDAHEAMAAIGLPNAPYTNRIVGDSRSKLTTIFYNAGHDFGGVELYAFGSYGHRDASAYENYRQPWRVTRSNTLGVAGEDLLVSVTGFNPREAIKEDDFSNTAGLKGEAGGFRWDISTTYGQDYMKLYTLDSANRTLFINTGYTPSNFYDGFLKASEWTNNLDIAKEIDAGLASPINLAFGAEYRENTFTIGQGNFEATYFEGGQSYPGFLATDAGKHKRHNVAGYGDIAINPIEMWKIDGAVRVEDYSDFGTKWTWKVTTRVDLSDQFAVRGTISTGFRAPSLLESYYSATNVGPTTAYVQLPPNSDAAKLLGYDNLKPETSKNLSLGLVIRPVDKLNITIDAYQVKMKNRIVGTGSIVGLTGGEVTNQAVLDAIAAHGNVLDPYVLEVGDAGVNLFTNGADTRTRGVDVTASYPTPIGEGNILWSLSANYNETKITKLRIDEDLYAADARSVLENASPKYKIITGALFTLGGFSLNLRETFYGKSSQVVIYNGTTPTVKVGAAAITDLEASYDLTKAVTLTVGANNLFDKKADTVPNGADGLPIDGGAVLDAPVTFSPYGINGGYWYGRVSFKF; translated from the coding sequence GTGACCGGTACGCGAGCCACCGGCGTGACGGCTGCCGAAAGTGCCGCGCCGATCAAGGTGATTGACAGCGCCGCACTGGAGAAGGTGGGCCAGCCCAACCTCAATCAGGTGCTGACGCAGCTCGTCCCTTCCTTCACCGCTGAAGCCTTTGGCGGCGATACCGCCAACCTGACCCTGTCGGCGCGCCTGCGCGGCCTCAGCCCGAACCATGCATTGGTGCTGGTCAACGGTAAGCGCCGCCATGGCACCGCCAACCTGCATGTGTTGAGCGGCCCCTATCAGGGCGGTGCTTCGCCTGACCTCGACATGATCCCGCCCGGTGCGATCGGCCGCATCGAAGTGCTGGAGGATGGTGCCGCGGCCCAATATGGTTCCGATGCGATCGCCGGCGTCATCAACATCATCCTGAAGGATGACAAGGACAGCATTTCGGGCAGCTTTACCGGCGGCCAATATTATGAAGGTGACGGCACGACCTATTCGGGCAGCATCACCTTTGCGCCGAAGCTGGACGAGGACAGCTATCTCAACTTCACCATGTTCCATCGCTATCATGGCTTCTCGCAGCGGGGCGGCGTCGACTCGCGCATCTACAATGCGGATGGCAGCCTGCGCGACGATCTGGGCGATGCGCATGAGGCGATGGCGGCGATCGGCCTGCCCAATGCGCCTTACACCAACCGGATTGTCGGTGACTCGCGCTCGAAGCTGACCACCATCTTCTACAATGCCGGCCACGACTTTGGCGGCGTCGAGCTTTATGCCTTCGGCAGCTATGGTCATCGCGATGCCAGCGCTTATGAAAATTATCGTCAGCCCTGGCGCGTCACGCGCTCCAACACGCTGGGTGTGGCGGGCGAGGATCTGCTGGTCAGCGTCACCGGCTTCAATCCGCGCGAGGCGATCAAGGAAGATGATTTCTCGAACACGGCGGGCCTGAAGGGCGAAGCCGGCGGCTTCCGGTGGGATATCAGCACCACCTATGGCCAGGATTATATGAAGCTCTACACGCTGGATTCGGCGAACCGGACCCTGTTCATCAACACCGGTTATACCCCGTCCAACTTCTATGACGGCTTCCTCAAGGCGTCGGAATGGACCAACAATCTGGACATCGCCAAGGAAATCGACGCTGGTCTCGCCTCGCCGATCAACCTGGCCTTTGGCGCGGAATATCGCGAAAACACATTCACGATCGGGCAGGGCAATTTCGAGGCGACCTATTTCGAAGGGGGCCAATCCTATCCCGGCTTCCTTGCCACCGATGCCGGCAAGCACAAACGGCATAACGTGGCCGGCTATGGTGACATTGCGATCAACCCGATCGAGATGTGGAAGATCGACGGCGCGGTCCGCGTCGAGGATTATAGCGACTTCGGCACAAAATGGACCTGGAAGGTCACGACCCGCGTCGACCTGTCCGACCAGTTCGCGGTTCGCGGCACGATCAGCACCGGTTTCCGCGCGCCCTCGCTGCTCGAATCCTATTATTCGGCGACCAATGTCGGTCCGACGACCGCCTATGTGCAGTTGCCGCCCAACTCCGATGCCGCCAAACTGCTGGGCTATGATAATCTGAAGCCGGAGACGTCGAAGAATCTCAGCCTGGGCCTGGTCATTCGTCCGGTCGATAAGCTGAACATCACGATCGACGCCTATCAGGTGAAGATGAAGAACCGGATCGTCGGCACGGGGTCGATCGTCGGTCTGACTGGCGGTGAAGTGACCAACCAGGCGGTGCTCGACGCCATTGCCGCCCATGGCAATGTGCTTGATCCCTATGTGCTGGAAGTCGGCGATGCCGGCGTCAACCTGTTCACCAACGGCGCGGACACCCGCACCCGCGGCGTCGATGTGACGGCCAGCTATCCGACCCCGATCGGCGAGGGCAATATCCTCTGGTCGCTGTCGGCCAACTATAACGAGACCAAGATCACCAAGCTGCGGATCGACGAGGATCTCTATGCCGCGGACGCGCGCAGCGTGCTGGAAAATGCGTCGCCCAAGTATAAGATCATCACCGGCGCGCTGTTCACCCTGGGCGGCTTCAGCCTCAACCTGCGCGAGACCTTCTATGGCAAGTCGTCGCAGGTGGTGATCTATAATGGCACCACGCCGACAGTGAAGGTGGGCGCGGCCGCGATCACCGATCTGGAAGCAAGCTATGACCTCACCAAGGCGGTCACGCTGACAGTGGGTGCGAACAACCTGTTCGACAAGAAGGCGGACACTGTGCCTAATGGCGCGGACGGCCTGCCGATCGATGGTGGCGCGGTGCTCGATGCGCCGGTCACCTTCTCGCCCTATGGCATCAATGGCGGCTACTGGTATGGCCGCGTCAGCTTCAAATTCTGA
- the rplS gene encoding 50S ribosomal protein L19, with protein MNLIQQIEAENIAALAKEIPDFRPGDTLRVGVKVIEGERSRVQNYEGVCIARSNKGMGSNFTVRKISFGEGVERVFPLYSPNLDSITVVRRGVVRRAKLYYLRGRTGKRARIAERRDTRTEG; from the coding sequence ATGAACTTGATCCAGCAGATCGAGGCCGAGAACATTGCCGCCCTGGCCAAGGAAATCCCTGATTTCCGTCCCGGTGACACCCTGCGCGTCGGCGTGAAGGTCATCGAAGGCGAGCGCAGCCGCGTTCAGAACTATGAAGGCGTTTGCATTGCCCGTTCCAACAAGGGCATGGGCAGCAACTTCACCGTTCGCAAGATTTCGTTCGGCGAAGGCGTTGAGCGCGTATTCCCGCTCTATTCGCCCAACCTCGATTCGATCACCGTCGTCCGTCGTGGCGTCGTGCGTCGTGCGAAGCTCTATTATCTGCGCGGCCGCACCGGCAAGCGCGCGCGCATCGCCGAACGTCGCGATACGCGTACCGAAGGTTAA
- the ffh gene encoding signal recognition particle protein — MMFDSLSDRLGGVFDKLRGRGALTEDDVRAAMREVRVALLEADVALPVVRQFVDQATEKAVGSDVLRSITPGQMVVKIVSDTLTETLGAETSDLLIDVTPPAVIMMVGLQGSGKTTSTAKIAKRLKDKERKKVLMASLDVQRPAAQEQLAVLGTQIDVATLPIVAGQQPVEIAKRALQSAKLQGFDVVMLDTAGRLHVDQALMDEMKAVADVANPAEILLVVDSLTGQDAVNVATSFTAQVPLTGVVLTRMDGDARGGAALSMRAVTGRPIKFAGTGEKLDALEPFHPARVAQRILGMGDVVSLVEKAAETIDAEEADKLAKKMAKGQFDMNDLRSQLNQMRRMGGLGALAGMLPGLKKAQAAMANSGANDKTLLHLDAMIGSMTPKEREKPALINAKRKIRIAKGAGRTVQDVNRLLKMHQEMETAMKKIRKMGGLKGLAKMFTGGGMGGLGGLGGPGGADGQGGPPDLSGLGGLGGLGGNMPKLPPGFQNFMKK, encoded by the coding sequence ATGATGTTCGATTCGCTAAGCGATCGTCTCGGTGGGGTATTCGACAAGCTGCGTGGGCGCGGTGCGCTTACGGAGGACGATGTCCGTGCCGCGATGCGCGAAGTGCGAGTCGCACTGCTGGAAGCCGACGTGGCGCTGCCCGTGGTTCGCCAGTTCGTCGACCAGGCCACCGAAAAGGCTGTCGGCAGCGATGTGCTGCGGTCGATCACGCCGGGCCAGATGGTCGTCAAGATCGTCTCCGACACGCTGACCGAGACGCTGGGCGCCGAAACCAGCGACCTGCTGATCGACGTCACCCCGCCCGCCGTCATCATGATGGTCGGCCTGCAGGGTTCGGGCAAGACGACCTCGACCGCGAAGATCGCCAAGCGCCTGAAGGACAAGGAGCGCAAGAAGGTGCTGATGGCGTCGCTCGACGTCCAGCGCCCGGCCGCGCAGGAACAGCTTGCCGTCCTTGGCACCCAGATCGATGTCGCGACCCTGCCGATCGTCGCCGGCCAGCAGCCGGTGGAGATTGCGAAGCGCGCGCTGCAGTCGGCCAAGCTGCAGGGCTTCGACGTGGTCATGCTCGACACCGCCGGCCGACTGCATGTCGACCAGGCGCTGATGGACGAGATGAAGGCGGTCGCCGACGTCGCCAATCCGGCGGAAATCCTGCTGGTGGTCGACTCGCTGACCGGCCAGGACGCGGTCAATGTCGCGACCAGCTTTACCGCGCAGGTGCCGCTGACCGGCGTCGTGCTGACCCGCATGGATGGCGACGCCCGTGGCGGCGCGGCGCTGTCTATGCGCGCGGTCACCGGCCGTCCGATCAAGTTTGCCGGCACCGGCGAAAAGCTGGATGCGCTTGAGCCCTTCCATCCGGCCCGCGTTGCCCAGCGCATCCTGGGCATGGGCGACGTCGTCAGCCTGGTCGAGAAGGCCGCCGAGACGATCGACGCCGAGGAAGCCGACAAGCTGGCCAAGAAGATGGCCAAGGGTCAGTTCGACATGAACGACCTGCGCAGCCAGCTCAACCAGATGCGCCGCATGGGCGGCCTGGGCGCGCTGGCCGGCATGCTGCCGGGCCTCAAGAAGGCGCAGGCGGCGATGGCCAATAGCGGCGCCAACGACAAGACGCTGCTGCATCTGGACGCGATGATCGGGTCGATGACCCCCAAGGAGCGCGAGAAGCCCGCGCTGATCAACGCCAAGCGCAAGATCCGTATCGCCAAGGGCGCCGGCCGCACCGTGCAGGACGTCAACCGTCTCCTGAAAATGCATCAGGAAATGGAAACGGCGATGAAGAAGATCCGCAAGATGGGCGGCCTCAAGGGGCTGGCCAAGATGTTCACCGGCGGTGGCATGGGTGGATTGGGCGGCCTGGGTGGACCGGGCGGCGCGGATGGGCAGGGCGGTCCGCCCGACCTGTCGGGTCTGGGTGGCCTTGGTGGCCTGGGCGGCAACATGCCCAAGCTTCCGCCCGGCTTTCAGAATTTCATGAAGAAATAA
- a CDS encoding DHA2 family efflux MFS transporter permease subunit: MSGPETYNLLSPRTRTLAGLVLALSNFMVVLDLTIANVSVPHIAGNLGISGDQGTWIITSYAVAEAICVPLTGWLALRFGVVRTFIWAMIGFGFFSMMCGLSTTLGMIVAARLGQGICGGPIMPMSQTLLLRIFPPEMRPRAMGLWAMTTLLGPAMGPIVGGYISDNWSWHWIFFINLPIAALCVVAAMAMLRPVETDTAHQPIDKIGLCLLIFWIGCLQVMLDIGRDHDWFSDPLILTLAILAGIGFIVFIIWELTEEHPIVDLRVFRHIGFSSGVFTLALAFGAYFSSIVVIPQWLQMSMGYTATWSGIVTAFTAMAAVMSAPFAARFTGKVDPRIMISGAVFWLGCMTLWRAHWTSGIDFFGLALPQFVQGFAMPFFMIPLTTLTLGSVPPSETASAAGLQNFLRTMAIAIATSLVLTGWSDSQRVSRNELAGALQPDDAQRALSGMGMTTEQIRQTISNLVEQEAIAISVDYVFFISALVLFAAAVIVWLAPKPSGPVDTSAAH; encoded by the coding sequence GTGAGCGGTCCCGAAACCTATAATCTGCTCTCGCCACGCACCCGCACGCTTGCCGGGCTGGTGCTGGCGCTGAGCAACTTCATGGTCGTGCTCGACCTGACCATCGCCAATGTCTCGGTGCCGCATATCGCCGGCAATCTGGGCATCTCCGGCGACCAGGGCACCTGGATCATCACATCCTATGCGGTGGCGGAGGCGATCTGCGTGCCGCTGACCGGCTGGCTGGCGCTGCGTTTCGGCGTGGTGCGGACCTTCATCTGGGCGATGATCGGCTTCGGCTTCTTCTCGATGATGTGCGGCCTGTCGACCACGCTGGGCATGATCGTCGCGGCGCGCCTGGGGCAGGGCATTTGTGGCGGGCCGATCATGCCGATGTCGCAGACCCTGTTGCTGCGCATCTTCCCGCCGGAAATGCGGCCGCGCGCCATGGGTTTGTGGGCGATGACGACGCTGCTGGGGCCGGCCATGGGGCCGATCGTCGGTGGCTATATCAGTGACAATTGGAGCTGGCACTGGATCTTCTTCATCAACCTGCCGATCGCGGCGCTGTGCGTGGTCGCGGCGATGGCGATGCTGCGGCCGGTGGAGACCGATACGGCGCACCAGCCGATCGACAAGATCGGCCTGTGCCTGCTGATCTTCTGGATCGGCTGTCTGCAGGTGATGCTGGACATCGGCCGCGACCATGACTGGTTCTCCGACCCGCTGATCCTGACGCTCGCCATCCTGGCCGGCATCGGTTTCATCGTCTTCATCATCTGGGAACTGACCGAGGAGCATCCGATCGTCGACCTGCGGGTGTTTCGGCATATCGGCTTCTCATCGGGCGTCTTCACCCTGGCTTTGGCCTTCGGCGCCTATTTCTCCAGCATCGTGGTCATCCCGCAATGGCTGCAGATGTCGATGGGCTATACCGCGACCTGGTCGGGCATCGTCACCGCCTTCACGGCGATGGCGGCGGTGATGAGCGCGCCCTTCGCGGCCCGCTTCACCGGCAAGGTCGATCCGCGCATCATGATTTCGGGCGCGGTCTTCTGGCTGGGCTGCATGACCCTGTGGCGGGCGCACTGGACCAGCGGCATCGACTTTTTCGGGCTGGCGCTGCCGCAGTTCGTGCAGGGCTTTGCCATGCCCTTCTTCATGATCCCGCTGACGACGCTGACCCTGGGGTCGGTGCCGCCGAGCGAGACGGCGTCGGCCGCCGGCCTGCAGAATTTCCTGCGGACCATGGCGATCGCGATCGCGACCTCGCTGGTGCTGACCGGGTGGAGCGACAGCCAGCGCGTGTCGCGCAACGAACTGGCCGGCGCCTTGCAGCCCGACGATGCGCAGCGCGCGCTGTCGGGCATGGGGATGACGACCGAGCAGATCCGCCAGACCATCTCCAATCTGGTGGAGCAGGAGGCGATCGCCATTTCGGTCGACTATGTCTTCTTCATCTCCGCGTTGGTGCTGTTTGCGGCGGCTGTAATCGTCTGGCTGGCGCCCAAGCCCAGCGGGCCGGTGGACACGTCGGCGGCGCACTGA
- the trmD gene encoding tRNA (guanosine(37)-N1)-methyltransferase TrmD — MSFAAQILTLYPEMFPGPLGVSLAGRALAEGKWTCDPIQMRSFATDKHRTVDDTPAGGGAGMVLKPDILALGIDHALAQRPDLPILAMTPRGTPITQARIRALADGPGVTLLCGRFEGFDERIFDARPIEQISMGDIILSGGEMGALMLLDACIRLLPGVMGAASSGIEESFETGLLEYPHYTRPVEWEGRRIPEVLRSGDHAKIAAWRKQQAEADTRLRRPDLWERHIGVRDQSPSGAQRENKD; from the coding sequence ATGAGCTTTGCGGCCCAGATCCTGACCCTCTATCCCGAGATGTTTCCGGGGCCTCTGGGCGTGTCGCTCGCGGGGCGTGCGCTGGCCGAAGGGAAATGGACGTGCGATCCGATCCAGATGCGCAGCTTTGCCACCGACAAGCATCGCACCGTCGACGATACGCCGGCGGGGGGCGGGGCGGGCATGGTGCTGAAGCCCGACATATTGGCGCTGGGCATCGACCATGCGCTGGCGCAGCGGCCTGACCTGCCGATCCTGGCGATGACGCCGCGCGGCACGCCGATCACCCAGGCGCGGATCCGGGCGCTGGCGGACGGTCCCGGCGTGACGCTGCTGTGCGGGCGGTTCGAGGGCTTTGACGAACGGATTTTCGATGCCCGGCCGATTGAGCAGATATCGATGGGCGACATCATTCTGTCCGGCGGGGAAATGGGCGCGCTGATGCTGCTGGATGCTTGCATCCGCCTGCTTCCCGGTGTAATGGGCGCCGCTTCCAGCGGTATCGAGGAATCCTTTGAAACGGGGCTTCTTGAATATCCGCATTATACCCGACCGGTTGAATGGGAGGGGCGCAGGATTCCCGAAGTGTTGCGATCGGGGGATCATGCGAAGATCGCTGCCTGGCGGAAACAACAGGCGGAGGCAGATACACGGCTAAGGCGGCCGGACCTTTGGGAACGTCATATCGGCGTTCGGGACCAGTCGCCCTCTGGTGCGCAACGCGAAAATAAGGACTAA